gacggtttagggtttattcAATTCCTATCATAGATaactaatgctgcgacagtaggttagttttacattcgaaatttgagttcaagaacggtatCTAATGCTTTCCCAATCTATTATCTAAATTCGTGATTGTctcccctaactgattccctacGCCCAATATTTTCCCTTGATTtcaaaactcttatttattttttgtttttaatcggTTACTTGAAAAACAATCTTTCTCATCGCCTTAGCTATATTTGACctttgatcaatttggcgccgttgccggggaccaaaacgctgcctttgaaattttagattcaTGTTTAGTCTAAGGTTATTTTATTCTAGTTTACTAACTAGTTcttgcaattttttttcctctgtttcaggtgtatgcatACAAGGAGCAGCAAACAAGCCGATTTGCGTATACTGGAAAACAAGGAGTTAGCACAGCTTGAACGCGAAAACCGGAAAGCAAAAGCCCAAACCAACCCTATGGCTGACGGAGAAGAAGCAGAGGTTCGTCCACCCAACCCTCAGCTGGATCTCGTCCAACAACAACAGAGGCAGGACCAGCAAGAGCAAGCTGCACCAAATCCGCCAGCAAGGCAAACCACCTTGAGGGACAAAGATGCTCACAACAGACTGTTTGCGAATCGATCTGCGATTCCACCACCCGCTCCTGCGAGGCAAGACTATGAGATTAAGCATAATCTAATCAATCTGGTTCAGAATCGTGTGTTCCACGGGTTGCCATCGGAGAGTCCTCTAGATCACATCGAGGCTTTTGAAAGGCTGAATAGCACGACGAGGTCCAATGGTGTTCCCTACGACTACCTCATGCCGACTTTGTTCCAGTTTTCTTTGGCGGACAAGGCGCTAAGATGGCTGAATCTACTGGATCCTGGATCGCTCACCACTTGGGCACAATGTAGAGCAGCTTTCCTAAACCACTTCTACACCAAATCGCGCTCAGCCAAGTTGCGAAGCAAAATCACTTCCTTCTCTCAAGGAAGTATGGAGACTTTCTGCGAAGCATGGGAGATGTTCAAGGAATATTTGAGAGATTGTCCTCACCATGGTTACAGCCAGGAGAATCTGATGAACATCTTCTATGGTGGAATCGAACAGAAGTACCAGATGGCGTTAAACACAGCCAGCAAAGGAGACTTCTCCACCAACACCGCGAACAAGGCCAATGCACTGATAGAAAATCTTGCGACAAGCAATTGCAATCACGGCACAAACTATGATCGTACGGTGCGGGTCAATGCTGTCAAGACTGATGCTATTAAAAATCTCACAGCCAAGGTGAATCTCCTACTGAAAAGGGATCACCAAAACGTTAACTTGTGCGAAGAAAAGGCTGGGGGATTTGCAGATTTCGGAGCTGAGACATACCTTGAGGGGACATAGGAGATGAACTACATAGGAGGACATGGAAATTTTCAGAATCGAGGTTTTAACCAGAATTTTAGGAATCATCTTAACCTGTCCTATAGGAGTAACAATGTCgagaatcctcaggatcagATCTATCCACCGCAACCTCAACAGAGCAATTTCGCACAGGGCTTCCAGAACAAGCGGACAGGCTTTGGAGGATCGAATTTTCAGCAGAAACCTCAAGTCAACAACTTCTCACAAGGTTATCAAGCAACTCCACCGCAGGCCGCAGCCTCGCAAAAAAAGCAAATTGGAACAGATGATGCATGCTTTGatggaaaatcaaaagaaaaacgcCACTAAGGTGAATGTCAAGATCGACAACATGTATTCTGAGCTGAATGGGAGGATAGAATCATTAAACACTCACATGAGagtcttggagaaccaagtggcACAGTCTGGAGCAAGAGTCAAGGCACCTCGAGGAACACTTCCAGGGAAAAATGAGGCTAATCCAAAAGAATTCGTGAATGTCATCACCCTTCGAAGCGGCAGGGAACTCAAAGAACCACATCAAAGAGAAGGGACTGACCGATCCAATAACAAGACCAAAAATCCAAGACACAAAATCAGGAAAGCAATTCTGATGAGGTTCCTAACGAAGCTACTGATGGCATTGAAATCTCTGGTACAACTACTGCTGGGGGAATGCAACCTTGCAGACCCCAATCGCCTTATGTACCCAAACTCCCTTTCCCTACTCGTTGTAAGTCCAAGATACAGGAGCGAGAATATGAAAAGCTGAAATCGGTGGTAGGAGAGCTTCAGGTCAGACTCCCTTTCATCGAAGCAGTAAGGATGGTTCCATCTCTCAAGAAGTACATGAAGGAGATCCTCACCGATAAGCTCAGTTTGGAGTGAGGAGTAATGTATCTCACGCAAGAATGCAGTTCAATGCTCCAAAATCGAATGCCAGAAAAATGTGGAGATCCAGGACTGTTTACTCTGCCTTGCACAATAGAAGATCTCAATTTCAATAAGTGCCTCTGCGATTTAGGAGCAAGTGTGAGCCTGATGCCACTCAGCGTTGCAACGCGACTTGGTCTATACACTTTCAAGACGAGCCAAGTCACTTTAGTCCTTGCTGATCGCTCTACCCGACGTCCATAAGGGATATTAGAGAACCTACCAGTGCAAATTGGGAACTGCTACATACCCACTGACTTCATTGTTTTGAAACTCAACGAGGAATCCCAAGAACCCATTCTACTTGGAAGACCTTTCTTGGCCACGGCTGGTGCAATGATAAACGTCCGAGAGGGAAAAATTGATTTGCACATGGATGATTTGGTCTTGAGATTCAACCTGGAGAAAGTAGCTAAAAAACCCACAATCGATGGCCAAACTTTCTGGGTTGACACAATTGGAGAAATAGCTGACAAGATCTATGACGAAGTGTGTACAAGTGACCACCTGGCCGTAGCATTAACGAAGAAGGAACCAGAGCTGGGATACTTGTCTGAGGAGACTTTGAAGATGGCAAAGACACTCGATGCTGTAGAAATTCTGGGACATGAAGTCTTATTCGTCAATCTGCAAACTGGACTGACCGATCCAGCTCCTCTGGTGGACATAACCGAAATAAGCGATGGATTGACCATTCCTGACGATGGATCAACCGTTCCCGAAAACTGCTCTGGGACCAAGGAGAACTAGGAGGATTGGAGCGAACTCAAAGCTCCAAAGTTGGACTTGAAACCACTCCCTGAAGGGTTGAGGTACGCTTATCTTGGACCTAACTCCACCTATCCTGTTATTATCAATTCTAACCTGAATAATGTTGAGACCGCACTCTTGCTCTGCgagttaagaaaatataggaagGCTTTGGGCTATTCCTTAGATGATATTTCAGGTATATCACAGGAGTTATGCTCACACTGAATTCACCTTGAAGACCCTTCTAAGTCGTCCATCGAACATCAAAGAAGGCTGAATCCAAACCTCAAGGAAGtggtgaagaaggagatccTTATCTTTTGGGTGCCGGAGTTATATTTCCAATCTCCGACAGCACTTAGGTGAGTCTGGTCCATGTAGTACCAAAGAAAGGAGGAGTGATAGTTGTGGCGAATGAGAAGAATGAATTGATCCCTACAAGAACAGTGACGGTCCATAGAATGTGCATCGACTACCGCAAGCTCAATGCCGCCACTAGGAAGGATCATTTCCCCCTAccttttattgatcaaatgcttgagCGCCTGGCGAACCACCCTTGTTACTGCTTCCTGGATGGATACTCTGGCTTCTTTCAAATTCCGATACATCCatatgatcaagagaagacaacattcaccTGTCCCTATGGCACATTCGCCTATCGACGGATGCCCTTCGGACTATGCAATGCTCCTGCCACATTCCAGCGTTGCATGATGTCCATCTTTTCTGACTTAATCGAGGATATCATggaagtttttatggatgattTTTTGGTGTATGGCTCATCTTTCCCTTCGTGTTTGGCTAACTTATGCAAGGTTCTTCAGCGTTGTGTGGACAAACACCTTGTTTtgaattgggagaaatgccatTTCATGGTCACCGATGGGATTGTCCTAGGTCATCGAATATCTGAGAAGGGGATAGAAGTTGACAAGGCCAAGATTGAGGTGATGTACAGTCTACAACCGCCTAAAACAGTGAAAGATATACGCAGTTTCCTTGGTCATGCTAGATTTTATCGACGGTTCATAAGAGATTTCTCAAAAATAGCTAGACCACTCACCCAACTGTTATGCAAGGACATCTCCTTTGAGTTTAATGCAGACTGCTTGGAGGCTTTCCTCACAATCAAGCATGCCCTGATAACAGCTCCAATAGTTCAGCCACCCGATTGGAACCTTCCATTCGAAGTTATGTGCGATGCAAGTGATTTTGCTGTTGGAGCAGTTTTAGGACAGCGCAAGGATGGTAaattacatgttatttactACGCTAGCAGGACACTCGATGGGGGCACAGACCAAGTATGCTACGACAGAAAAAGAACTTCTCGCCATCGTTTTTGCGTTTGAAAAATTCAGGTCCTATTTGGTAGGCTCCAAAGCCATTATACACACAGATCACGCTGCACTACGTTATTTGctaacaaaaaaagatgctaaaccGAGACTGTTACGGTGGATCCTGCTTTTGCAAGAATTCGATCTTGAGATAAGGGACAATAAAGGGGTAGAGAACGGCGTGGCAGACCACTTTTCTAGGCTGAGAATCGATGAAGAGTTCCCGATAGATGACCGATTACCTGAGGAGAATGTGTATGTGGTCGCAGCTTTCATGGAATGTTATAAGGAGAAGGCTGATGCCAAGGTTCTTCAACAAATAGGTTACGATGCCCCATGGTATGCTGATATTGCAAACTACTTGTGTGCTACCGAAGAACCTCCGAATTTCACTGGATACGCCAAGAAAAAGTTTTTACGAGATGTGCAACgctacttctgggatgagccTTATCTTTACAAGCATTGTGCTGACGGCCTCTACAGAAGATGTGTTCCTGAATCAGAAGTTCAAGGCATCCTCTTTCACTGTCACGGTTCCAACTATGCAGGGCACTTCGCTACATTCAAGACCGCGACAAAAGTGCTCCAAACTGGCCTCTGGTGGCCCACTCTATTCTGAGATGCACACGATTTTGTCTCCCGATGTGACTCTTGCCATCGATGAGGGAACATAAGTAAGCGgaatgagatgccacaaaaaTTTATCTTGGAAATCGAAGTATTTGACTGTTGGGGAATCGATTTCATGGGGCCTTTCCCACCTTCCTATGGCAATCTCTACGTACTTGTGGCAGTGGATTACGTTTCTAAATGGGTTGATTCTTTAGCAAGTCCTACCAATGATTCTAAAGTGGTCCTCAAAATGTTCAAGCACATAATTTTCCCACGGTTTGGTGTCCCTAGAGTGGTTATAAGCGATGGGGGAACTCACTTTATCAACAAACTCTTTGAGAACCTTTTGAGGAAGCATGGCGTGACACACAAGGTTGCCACTCCTTATCATCCACAAACCAGTGGGCAGGTCGAGATTTAAAATCGGGAGATCAAAAGCATTCTAGAAAAGACGGTCAATTCGACCAGGAAGGGCTGGTCATTGAAGCTCGATGATGCATTATGGGCATATGGGACAGCTTATAAAACGCCTATTGGGACTACCCCTTTCAAGCTGGTTTACGGGAAGTCATGTCACTTACCTGTCAAGTTCAAATACAACTCCCACTGGGCAACTAAGCAAATGAACCTCAACGTCAAGACGGCAGCCGAAAGACGCCTTATTCAACTGAATGAACTTGATGAAATTCGCATGGATGCTTGTGAGAATGCTAGAATATACAAGGAACAGACCAAGACTTTACAAGACAAAAGGATTATTCCCATGAACTTTGCTGCAAATGATTTGGTCCTACTCTTCAACTCGAGGCTGAAAATATTACCTGGGAAATTGCGTTCTCGTTGGTCCGGCCCTTTTCGAATCAAAGAGGTTATGCCTTATGGTGCTGTTGTGCTTTGGGACCAAGAAGGAAAAGACTTTACTGTTAATGGCCAACGTCTTAAGCCATACCTTGCGGATCATGATCCGATAGAGGCTTCCCTCCCTCTGGAGGAGCTCCAAGCTGCTTAGGCAGCAAGAACAGTCAGGCTCACGACTCtaaacaagcgcttatgggaggcaacccacaaGGTTTGCATTTGCTTACCCTACTCtatgtttggtttttctttaggaaatttgttatttttgtttactttataGAGACACTCGAGAATCATGTTTGGTAGTGAGCTTTATTTTCAGGAACAAGTTCAaaacgcagaagatgcgaaTCCCTTTCAAAGGAATGTTCCACAGCCGTCAGGATCAGCCAGTCCATTTTTGGATCAGGCGATCTCCGTTCCAGGTAAGtaaaccgagagaaaaagaAGGGAAGAAAAGACATTGGTATTCTGGTTTTTGGACTTAAATTGAACCGGGTAAAACCCGGTTTCGTGTCCAATCTCCCAATACTAAACctaatttctttttccttcttccttctttctctctcgccgTCCCCGATTTCGATTTGCTCCCCCTCTCAAATTCTCAATCgttttgattcaattttggGTTTCTACCACTCGGTTTTTCATCCTTTATCCAACCCATTTGTTTTATCGATCAATCGAACAAGGTAACCACTCTCCTCTCCCAATTTTTGTTCGATTTTCGGCGGTTTCCAAGTTTAAACTTGAAATCCTTGCAATCCTCTTTCCCTCCTCCCAATTGATGGGAGATTTAGTAGGATTATTTGTCATAAGGGAATCTTGGGACTAGATTTAGGCTGCTGTGGCTTGAATTTAGCTTAGGCTTGTAAATTATGTTGAATAGTTAGGGAATTTTTCAATTACATTCCTTTGCTCACATGTTGAATTTTTCCTCGCTTGCAGAAAATGCCTAAACGACGTCGCATCGGTAAGGAGTCTGCCACTCCTTCTGAAGAGCCACCAACGAGGGCTTGGAATGATGAGGATGCTAAGTGGTTGAAGCTACTCGCTCATTGTAAGATGGAGCCAACTCGTTTTGTTGATCGCGagatttttgagaaaatggGCATGCTAGCAGACTTTGATGAGTTGGTAAGGAACATGAGGTTCGATACTTTTGCTGAGAAGGCATGGAACTTACTTGAGCAGCTCGCACAAGAATTTCTCGCCACTATACGAGTGGGTCTGCCAGGCGGTTCTGACGCGGTGGCTGAGCATTGTTCGATCAGTTTCTTCCTACTCAAGAAGCACTACGTCATCTCAATGTTCGACCTCTGTGACATCTTTGGTTTCCCTAGAAACAAGCTATGCAATATGGAGAAGTACAACAGCAGGACTGACATTTGGAAGCTGATTGGAGCTGGGAATTATGTTTCTCGTGGAGCCAGGCAGTCTCGCATCCGCAACCTAGTCCTTAGAATCACTGCTAAAATCTTGAGCAACACCATCTATGTTAGGGCTAAGACTAGCACATTGCAGCTACCTGAGTTGTGGATGTTCTTCCATGGTCTTCGCCGGTTCCTCCATGCTCCGAGTTCCCCGATTTACCAACAAACTCATGATGTTAACTTTGGATTCCTACTCTCTAATTTGTTTGAGCAGGTGCGAAGGAACATGGCTAATGCTAAGAACAAGAGGATCCTGATCGGCAGCTTGGT
The sequence above is drawn from the Camelina sativa cultivar DH55 chromosome 4, Cs, whole genome shotgun sequence genome and encodes:
- the LOC104783609 gene encoding uncharacterized protein LOC104783609, coding for MPQKFILEIEVFDCWGIDFMGPFPPSYGNLYVLVAVDYVSKWVDSLASPTNDSKVVLKMFKHIIFPRFGVPRVVISDGGTHFINKLFENLLRKHGVTHKVATPYHPQTTYKTPIGTTPFKLVYGKSCHLPVKFKYNSHWATKQMNLNVKTAAERRLIQLNELDEIRMDACENARIYKEQTKTLQDKRIIPMNFAANDLVLLFNSRLKILPGKLRSRWSGPFRIKEVMPYGAVVLWDQEGKDFTVNGQRLKPYLADHDPIEASLPLEELQAA